One bacterium genomic window, CGCCCCGTGGCGTGTTCTCGATGACAAACCGGAGCCCGGATCCGCACCCTTCATCGAACAGCGGTCGCAGGCTCTCCGCGTAGAGCCGCCGGCGGGCATCCGCCTCCGCCGGCGTGTCGTCTGAGTGGGGCCGCGCCCCGTCGCACACAAAGACGCGGGCGCCGAGTTCGACAGCGACCCCCATCGCCTCGCGCATCGCCGCGCAGGTTCGCAGCCGAACGCCCGCATCGGACGACGCCAGGTCGAGTGGTGCGTACGCGGGGCTGTGGACCGCCCAGAGGCGCAGCCCGTGGCGCACCAATGCCTGCTTTGTGGCGGCCACAAGCGCGTGATCGCTGAAGTCGAACTCCTCGCGCTCGTACCCGTGGATCTCGACCCACGACACACCGTGCCCGGCGAACGCGGCCAGGCCGTCGGGTAAGGCCGCCATCCCAAGCACGCTCGTCGAAAGGCCGAGCTCCATCATGCCATCCATCGCGCCGCCCGCCGCCGACCGTCCCAGTCGGGCGCGCCGTCGCCCAGGATCATCGGCGGGGCGCACCGCCGGACCCTGATGCGGGCGCGGGCAGCGGCAGCGAGACCGGGCTGCCCTCTCGCGCAGCTCGGTAACACGCCTCCACCAGCTCCGTGGCCCGATACCCGTCGTCCGCGGTCACCGCGGGCGGCCGCTCGCCGAGGGCCGCGTCCACGAACAGCCGGTCCTCGACGACGTAGCCCCACTTCTGCTCGAACGGCATCGCGACGCAGTCCAGGCCCTCGGCCTGCTCGCGGGGACCGGGGCTGAACGAGGCACGTTCCAGTTCCTCCGTGACGACCGCGCAGTGGGCGCCGTACACTTCCACCCGCTCGGACGGAAACAGCCAGGTGGCGTGGGCCACGCTGGTGACCGTGGCGATCACGCCGCTTCGGCACGTGAGCACCATCGCAAACCCGTCGAGCTCGCGGTACACGCTCTGACGGGCGAACCCTTGGATCGCCGCCACGTCG contains:
- a CDS encoding sugar phosphate isomerase/epimerase family protein, with translation MDGMMELGLSTSVLGMAALPDGLAAFAGHGVSWVEIHGYEREEFDFSDHALVAATKQALVRHGLRLWAVHSPAYAPLDLASSDAGVRLRTCAAMREAMGVAVELGARVFVCDGARPHSDDTPAEADARRRLYAESLRPLFDEGCGSGLRFVIENTPRGAARFVVPDDFRRLETEYGLAGLGVCWDTGHGWIAGQTPEVACRFGDRLVTIHAHDNDGQRDRHWLPTTGGITWEPFVRCLRRIGYSGPFMMELGPPAPGTPDAVRRVIEDAVTTYDRLIG
- a CDS encoding Gfo/Idh/MocA family oxidoreductase; the encoded protein is YEGRLTPIAAQMKHNRGELQQPPWTADPRVTGGFLYETPVHLFDMVRFLFGDVAAIQGFARQSVYRELDGFAMVLTCRSGVIATVTSVAHATWLFPSERVEVYGAHCAVVTEELERASFSPGPREQAEGLDCVAMPFEQKWGYVVEDRLFVDAALGERPPAVTADDGYRATELVEACYRAAREGSPVSLPLPAPASGSGGAPRR